Part of the Streptomyces europaeiscabiei genome is shown below.
GGCCACGACCTCCGCCGACAGCGTCTTGCCGGTGCCCGACTCGCCCGCGAAGAGCCCCAGGACCCCGTGACCCCGGCCGCCCCCGGCACTCAGCCGCCAGTCGCCGAGCACCCGGTCGCGATGGCGGGCGCGCAGCGCGAGTTCCCGCAGCTGGGCGAGGGGCTTGTCCGGCAGGACGAGGTCGTTCCAGCCGACGTCCGGGCGGATCCGGCGGGCGTGCCGCTCCAGACCGGAGGCGGACTGCAGCCGCGCGGCCAGCCGCAGATGGGCGGCGGTCACCTCGGTGCCGTCGAACGCCGCGAGGTCCACGGCGGCGCGGGCCGCCCGCGCGATCCGGTCACCGCCGAGCCGGTACGGGGCGACCGTGGCCGCCAGGTCGAACCCCGGCCCCTCCGACCCGGCACCGAGCGCCGCCGACCAGGCGTCCACCGCGCCCGAGGGCGGCCGGGGCACGTCGAGGACCAGCGGGTCACGGTCGCACCACTGCGGGTCGTACGGCTGCGTCCCGGCGAACAGCACGGACACGTCGGCCGCCGTCAGGGCCCGGACGAGCGGCCCCGGCTTCTCCGGCAGCGGCGACACCACGACCGCGCAACCACGCAGCCGGGCCTCGCGCAGCAGCCGGGGGAGGAGCACGGCCCCCTCGTCCTGGGCCGCCGGGGGCGTGAAGTGCAGCGCCTCCATCCCCGCCGCACGAAGTGCCGCCGAGGCACGCACCAGCCCGTCGCCCTCACGGTGCTCCCGCAGATGGACGGTGACCGGGGCGGCGGCCAGCCGGGCGGCCAGCCTGGCGGTGAACCCACCGTCCTCCACGGACACGGACAACGATGGGGACAACGACGGGGACGGAGACAACGACGGAGACAACGACGGGGACGGGGACGGGGACAACGACGCAGGCGCGGCCGAGGACGAAGGCTCGTCCAGGGACGACGGCGGCGACGGCCACGCGAGCGGGCGGACATGACCGACGAGCCCCGCGTCCAGCGTGTCGTCGCCCAGCAGATGCGCGACCAGCCGGTCCGGTACCCGCAACACCCGCCCGAGGAAGGGACGTTCGGTCTCCTCGACGGTCAGCAGTCCGAGCGCGCTCAGTGGCGCCGAGGGCAGGAACCGGGCCCGCCCCCGAGCGAGATGCACGGGCAGACCGCACAGGTCGAGTGCGAGCCCTATGGTGGCCCGACGCCTGCTGACGTCGTCGTTCAGATACCCGTACAACTGCTCGTAGGAGCGGTCCAGATCGGGCGCCAGGGCGATCAGCAGGATCCGTGTGTCCAGCTCGGTGAGCCCGAGCCGCCCTGAGAGCCGCTCCAGCGGACCGTCCGGGGCCGCCTCGGCGGCCTCGAAGCCCTCGAACACGGGGGCGTACGACCCGGCCGACGGCCCCAGCAGATGCCGTACGCCCTCCTCGGACACGTACAGCCCCCGCAGCGGATCACCCGCCGTCGGATCCCCGGCACTGCGCTGGGCCACCAACTCGGCGACACGGTCGCGCAGTCGGGCGAGCCGGAGGAGGAGGGTGCCGGTGGTGGGGGAGGTGTGAGCCGGCAGCGAGCCGGGAGACGCGTGAGTGCTCACCGCTGCCGTTCTCCGGTGCTGGTGCTGGTGCTGGTGCTGGTGCTGGTGCCGGTGCCGGTGCCGGGTACGGACGTCGGACGGCGGCCCTGCCGCTCTCCGGAGATGGGCGCGGACGCCAACTGCCCCGGCCGGTGGGCGCGTTCCTCGGAGCCCTCCGGGGAGCCGTCCACGCCGCGTACGCGGATCGCCGCACCCTCGGTGACCGGGGGACCGGCGTCGTACTCGGGGAAGGCCGGGAAGGGGGCGGTGACGACGAGGTCGAGGGACGGCTTCAGCTCGCCGCCCAGCGCGGACCAGATCTCGGCGAGCGACCGCGACTCGGAGTGCAGCCCCGCCACCGACACCGGCACGGACAGGCCCAGCGCGCCCAGCGCGCCCGGAAGTTCGGCGGGCGGCAGCAGCTCGCGTGGCAGCAGGTTGGCCAGCACCGCGGAGAGCAGCCGGTGTTCGTCCTGGGGCTGTTTGGTCCACGCCGTGACCAGGTACGACAGCCGGAACCAGCGGGGCGGCTGCCGACGGCGTACGACGATGTCGCGCTCGTCGCGGACCGGCATGTGGCCGCGCTGGCGGCGGGAGACGTCCTCGCGGATGTCGTACAGATAGGTGTTGACGGCGGGCGCGTTGCGCCGGGCCGCCCAGTCGCGGGTCGGCGCCTCGAAGGAGACGTCGATGCCGGAGCCGGCCAGGGCACCACCGCCGATCAGTCCCTTGAGGACCTCGTCCACCTCGTGGATCACGGTCGTGCTCCTGCTGTGTCGTGTGCCTTTCCGTCGATCCTGTCCGCTGCGGCGCCGCCCTTCCAGACGCGCCGGGGACGACGAGGGGGCACGGTGTCCTGCCCAGCGGGCCCGGTGGGTCTGCCCGTTCGATCAGATGTAGCCTTCCCGGAGGGCATAGGCCACCGCGTGCGCCCGGTTGCGGAGATGCAGCCGGGTGGTGAGCCCGTGCATCACGTTCTTGACGGTGCGTTCGGAGTAGGAGAGTTTGCTCGCGATCTCGCCGGTGTCCATCCCCTCGGCGACGAGCCGGAGGACGTCGATCTCACGCGGCACCAGGCCGGACAGCGGCGCCCCGGTGCGGCCGGCCACGGAACGCTGCAACGTCCCCACCTGGTTGATCAGCCGGCCGAGCAGATCTGCGGGCAGATCGCCGTCCCCGCGCGAGGCCGCGAGCACGGCCTGCGACAGCCGGTGCGCGGTGGCCTCGTGGCGCCACACGATGGCCCCGACCCCGCACTCGATGACGTCGAGCAGTTCGGTCTCGCGGATCAGGCTCACCACCAGGACGGCCCGCGCCCCCTCGCTGCGCACCATCCGGCGCAGCGCGGACAGCAGTGGCTCGTCCGGCGTCTCCCCGACCAGTACGGCCACGGTGCCCGGCCGTACCTGGGCGTCGTCCACCAGGTCGATCACCGGGTGCCCGCGCAACTGGCTGAGCACTCCGGCGCGGGAGAGCGGGTCGAGGGTGTGGACCACGACCGGGACACGGCGCCGGGGCTCCTGGTGCTCCGCTGTGACGCCGGCCGTGGGCGCCGTCGTGTCCGCGGTCCGGAATGTGCTGCGCAACCGTTTCTCCCGTATGCACGAAATCGCCGCTCCTGTGAGGGGAGTGGCTGATGGGCTCGATTCACCCTTCTGTGTGTCGTGTGCGCTGCGCAATCGTGGAGGACCACGAGACACACCACGAGATTCACCACAGGACGACCGGCCACGGTGCTTTCCCGCCGACTGTCCGCGGCCGGTGCACCGCAACGGTCCAAGCCCCGTCTACGGAAGCGGATGACGACAGGCCCGCGACAGCTCATGACAGGCACGACAGTTCATGACGGTCCATGACAGTCACGACAGGAGACAGCGATGTGCGCGCCGGAACCGCTTCTCGAACGCCGTGAGCCCCTGGAGCTGCTGGCCGCCGAGGCCGCCCGCGCCCGGACCGGCTCCGGCCGCCTGGTGCTGCTGCGGGGCGCCACCGGCACCGGTCGCACCGCGCTCCTGGAGGCCGCCGCCGAGCACGCGGCGGCCAACGGCATGCGCGTCCTGCGGGCCCGCTGCTCGCCCGACCACAGCTCCGTACCGTTCGGCGCGGTCTTTCAACTCCTCTCCCACGGGCCGGAGTTCGACCAGGCCGTGGGCGAGGCGCCGGACCCGCCGGGCACCCAGCCGCACCGGGGCAGGCCCGCGCGCCTGTGGCGGCTGCTGCGTTCCTACGCGGCCGAGTCCCCGCTGCTCGTCGCCGTGGACGACGCGCACTTCGCCGACACGCCGTCCCGCAGCTGGCTCGTCGAGGCCGTCCGCCGCATCGACCGGCTGCCGGTGCTCCTGGTGGTCACCGAGCGCAGCCAGTACGACCTCGACCCCCCGGCGGACGGTCTCGCGCACGCCCTCTCCCCTGCCCTCGTGCACACCCGCACCCTGGCCCCGCTGAGCCCGGACGCCGGGGCGCGGCTGGTCCGTTCCGTCCACGGCGACGCCCCGTCGGACTGGGTGGACGCCTGCTTACGTGCGGGCGCGAGCAGCCCCTTGCTGCTGCGCGCCCTGCTGTCCGACCTCCGCGACGCCGACCCCGAGGCCTCCCCGGCGGCCCTCCCGGACACCTGCGCGGCGCTCTATCCGGGCACCTACGCCGCCGCGGTGTCCTGGTGGCTGGACAGTGCCGGGCCCGCGACCACCGGGATCGCCCGCGCGCTCGCCGCTCTGGACGACGAGGACGCCCCCGTACCGGCCGACGCCGACCTGCTCGCCCGGACGGCCGACGCCGACCCCGCCCGCGTCCCCGGCTGGCTCACCGCGATGACCGGTCTCGGCCTGCTGCGCCCCGACCCCGAGGGACGGCCCCGCTACGCCCACCCCCTGCTGCGGGACGCCGTGCTCGGCGGCTGGGCCGGCGCCGACCGGCAGGCCGCCCACCGCCGGGCGGCCGAGGCGATGCTGCACCGCGGCGACCACGCCGAGGCCGTCGCCGGCCAACTGCTGCGCTCCGGCCCCGTCGGCGAGGCCTGGGCGACCGGCGCCCTGCTCGACGCCGCCGACCTCGCCGTCCGTGACGACCGCGGCGACGACGCCCTCGCCTACCTCCGCCGCGCCCTCGACGAACCGATGCCGGCCGCCCGCCGCACCGTGGTCCTCACCGAACTGGGCTCCCTGGAATACGCCACCGTGCGCTCCACCGCCGGCATCCCCCGGCTCGCCGAGGCGATGCGCCTGCCCGGCCCGCCCCGGGAACGCGTCCACGCGGCGGTCGCCCTCGGCACCGCCCTGGCCCGCCGGGGCGAGGCCCGCGCCGCCGTCGACGTGCTGCGCGGGCTGCGCGACGAGCACCTGACGGGCCACCCGGACCTGATCCGCACGGTCCAGACCGCCTCCGCGCTGCTCTCCGACCACGACCAGGGCGTACGGCAGGAGGTGTACCGCTGGCTGCGCGAGACCGCCGAACGCTCGCCCCACCTGGTCGGCACCGCCGGACAGGCCCTCCTCGTCCGCTACGAGGCCACCGCCGGCCTGATCTCGGCGGCCTCGGCGATGCACCGCGTCCGGGCCCTCCTCGCCCAGCCGGCCGACCCGCTGTCCGAGGTCTTCCTGCTGGGCACCGCCGCCGCCGTCGCCCAGTGGGCCGACCGGCTCGACGAGGCCGAACGCCTCGTCCACCGCGGCCTCAGCGGCCAGCGCACCTCCCTCCTCCACCCCATGCATCTGGCCCTCCTCAACGTCCGTATCGACATCGCCGCCGCACGGGGCGCCCACGAGGAGGTCCTCGCCGACCCCGAGGTCGCGCGCGCGGTCGCCGGCCGTCCCGAGTCCCCCAACGCGCTGGCCCACGCGGTCATCGCCCTCGTGGAGACCGGCCGTACGGACG
Proteins encoded:
- a CDS encoding helix-turn-helix transcriptional regulator; this encodes MCAPEPLLERREPLELLAAEAARARTGSGRLVLLRGATGTGRTALLEAAAEHAAANGMRVLRARCSPDHSSVPFGAVFQLLSHGPEFDQAVGEAPDPPGTQPHRGRPARLWRLLRSYAAESPLLVAVDDAHFADTPSRSWLVEAVRRIDRLPVLLVVTERSQYDLDPPADGLAHALSPALVHTRTLAPLSPDAGARLVRSVHGDAPSDWVDACLRAGASSPLLLRALLSDLRDADPEASPAALPDTCAALYPGTYAAAVSWWLDSAGPATTGIARALAALDDEDAPVPADADLLARTADADPARVPGWLTAMTGLGLLRPDPEGRPRYAHPLLRDAVLGGWAGADRQAAHRRAAEAMLHRGDHAEAVAGQLLRSGPVGEAWATGALLDAADLAVRDDRGDDALAYLRRALDEPMPAARRTVVLTELGSLEYATVRSTAGIPRLAEAMRLPGPPRERVHAAVALGTALARRGEARAAVDVLRGLRDEHLTGHPDLIRTVQTASALLSDHDQGVRQEVYRWLRETAERSPHLVGTAGQALLVRYEATAGLISAASAMHRVRALLAQPADPLSEVFLLGTAAAVAQWADRLDEAERLVHRGLSGQRTSLLHPMHLALLNVRIDIAAARGAHEEVLADPEVARAVAGRPESPNALAHAVIALVETGRTDEAARLADAFDLQRAHDSWELNRFLYARGLLRVATGDPAAALDDFLECGRRQCARDVVSPVVTPWRTAAAECHLALGRPHEALALEEQELRLATVWNTPRVLGRALSALGTATGGRRGLELGDRAVRMLRKGADGAAEEAAGAAGAEVVTLGGAASGAGGRLSARGPAAAGGGWRQGGARVMATAVHGWAPGGASARAVGGWAVGGASAVPSIGGWAAVEAPDGVQDGASDGAPGGMPGGMPVETELIPALVAQGRALASLGERARARDVFREAARRAERLGALRLRAVAEEALREGGARRTAAALTGPSALTAAERRIAELAAQSRTNTEIAQLLHLARRTVETHLTSTYRKLGIRRRAELGTALANPGENT
- a CDS encoding helix-turn-helix transcriptional regulator, coding for MRSTFRTADTTAPTAGVTAEHQEPRRRVPVVVHTLDPLSRAGVLSQLRGHPVIDLVDDAQVRPGTVAVLVGETPDEPLLSALRRMVRSEGARAVLVVSLIRETELLDVIECGVGAIVWRHEATAHRLSQAVLAASRGDGDLPADLLGRLINQVGTLQRSVAGRTGAPLSGLVPREIDVLRLVAEGMDTGEIASKLSYSERTVKNVMHGLTTRLHLRNRAHAVAYALREGYI
- a CDS encoding ATP-binding protein encodes the protein MSTHASPGSLPAHTSPTTGTLLLRLARLRDRVAELVAQRSAGDPTAGDPLRGLYVSEEGVRHLLGPSAGSYAPVFEGFEAAEAAPDGPLERLSGRLGLTELDTRILLIALAPDLDRSYEQLYGYLNDDVSRRRATIGLALDLCGLPVHLARGRARFLPSAPLSALGLLTVEETERPFLGRVLRVPDRLVAHLLGDDTLDAGLVGHVRPLAWPSPPSSLDEPSSSAAPASLSPSPSPSLSPSLSPSPSLSPSLSVSVEDGGFTARLAARLAAAPVTVHLREHREGDGLVRASAALRAAGMEALHFTPPAAQDEGAVLLPRLLREARLRGCAVVVSPLPEKPGPLVRALTAADVSVLFAGTQPYDPQWCDRDPLVLDVPRPPSGAVDAWSAALGAGSEGPGFDLAATVAPYRLGGDRIARAARAAVDLAAFDGTEVTAAHLRLAARLQSASGLERHARRIRPDVGWNDLVLPDKPLAQLRELALRARHRDRVLGDWRLSAGGGRGHGVLGLFAGESGTGKTLSAEVVAAELGLDLYVVQLSSIVDKYVGETEKNLERIFTEADRTDAVLLFDEADAVFGKRSEVKDSHDKYANMESAYLLQRLESFDGIALLTTNLRANIDEAFTRRLDLVVDFPFPDAAQRLALWRHSLAAVPRADDTDPAAVARDFELAGGSIRSAVVTAAYAAAGRAGAVTTADLREGAEREYRKAGRLVPGEGNW
- a CDS encoding DUF4255 domain-containing protein, whose amino-acid sequence is MIHEVDEVLKGLIGGGALAGSGIDVSFEAPTRDWAARRNAPAVNTYLYDIREDVSRRQRGHMPVRDERDIVVRRRQPPRWFRLSYLVTAWTKQPQDEHRLLSAVLANLLPRELLPPAELPGALGALGLSVPVSVAGLHSESRSLAEIWSALGGELKPSLDLVVTAPFPAFPEYDAGPPVTEGAAIRVRGVDGSPEGSEERAHRPGQLASAPISGERQGRRPTSVPGTGTGTSTSTSTSTSTGERQR